A section of the Saccopteryx leptura isolate mSacLep1 chromosome 6, mSacLep1_pri_phased_curated, whole genome shotgun sequence genome encodes:
- the ANKRD9 gene encoding ankyrin repeat domain-containing protein 9, which yields MPWDAQRPGGGAEGRPEGASAARSQAQKQCRKSAFAFYRAVRDLLPVWLLEDMRASEAFHWDERGRAAAYSPSEALLYALVHDHQAYAHYLLATFPRRALAPPSAAFRCCAAPGLHVALAVRYNRVGVLRRILRTVRDFPSEERARLLDRRGCGRAEGGGTSLHVACELLRPECLFLLLGHGASPGLRDGSGFTPLELLLRQLGLDAEATPAAGAPVAPGEPRRRSLLLLDLLVLYTPAGAASPIRCQLLRDRPRWQRLLGEDKFQWLAGLAPPSLFLRSMQVLVTAISPCRFPEALDELPLPPFLQPLDLTGKG from the coding sequence ATGCCTTGGGACGCTCAGCGGCCCGGGGGCGGTGCGGAAGGTAGGCCCGAGGGCGCCAGCGCGGCACGCTCGCAGGCGCAGAAGCAGTGCCGGAAGTCCGCGTTCGCCTTCTACCGAGCGGTGCGCGACCTGCTGCCGGTGTGGCTGCTGGAAGACATGCGCGCCAGCGAGGCCTTCCACTGGGACGAGCGCGGGCGCGCCGCCGCCTACTCACCATCGGAGGCGCTGCTCTACGCGCTCGTGCACGACCACCAGGCCTACGCGCACTACCTGCTGGCCACGTTCCCCAGGCGCGCGCTCGCGCCGCCCAGCGCCGCCTTCCGGTGCTGCGCTGCGCCCGGGCTGCACGTGGCGCTGGCCGTGCGGTACAACCGCGTGGGCGTTTTGCGCCGCATCCTGCGCACCGTAAGGGACTTCCCCTCCGAGGAGCGTGCGCGCTTGCTCGACCGGCGGGGCTGTGGCCGTGCGGAGGGCGGCGGAACGTCCCTTCATGTGGCCTGCGAGCTGTTGCGACCCGAGTGCCTCTTCCTGCTGCTCGGCCACGGCGCCTCCCCTGGCCTGCGTGACGGCAGTGGCTTCACTCCGCTTGAGCTGCTGCTGCGCCAGCTGGGCCTCGACGCCGAGGCCACTCCAGCTGCTGGGGCGCCTGTGGCCCCCGGGGAGCCGCGCCGGCGCTCCCTCCTGCTGCTGGACCTGCTGGTACTGTACACACCCGCGGGTGCTGCTAGTCCTATCCGCTGCCAGCTGCTGCGCGACCGGCCGCGCTGGCAGCGGCTGCTGGGCGAAGACAAGTTCCAGTGGCTGGCGGGCCTGGCCCCGCCCTCGCTCTTCCTGCGCTCCATGCAGGTGCTAGTCACCGCCATCTCGCCCTGCCGCTTCCCCGAAGCCctggacgagctgccgctgccgccCTTCCTGCAGCCACTGGACCTCACGGGCAAGGGGTAG